One window of the Pristiophorus japonicus isolate sPriJap1 chromosome 23, sPriJap1.hap1, whole genome shotgun sequence genome contains the following:
- the LOC139235367 gene encoding U7 snRNA-associated Sm-like protein LSm10, with the protein MELQASVMSVSHSIKERTVAENSLIILLQGLHGHITTVELRDESSVRGRVDNVDAFTNVRLSEVTYTDRWGKVSLLDNFFVTGRNVRYVHIPDEINIINSQLQKIHRVRNFGGKDRGRKEFPSRK; encoded by the coding sequence ATGGAGTTGCAAGCAAGCGTCATGTCGGTGAGCCACTCCATTAAAGAGCGGACGGTTGCAGAGAACAGCCTCATTATTCTTCTCCAGGGCTTGCACGGCCACATCACCACCGTGGAGCTGAGAGACGAGAGCTCGGTGAGGGGGCGAGTCGATAATGTTGACGCATTCACGAATGTCCGGCTTTCTGAGGTGACGTACACTGATCGGTGGGGCAAAGTCTCGCTCCTGGACAACTTCTTTGTGACTGGCAGAAATGTACGTTATGTTCACATCCCAGATGAGATCAACATCATCAACAGCCAACTGCAGAAAATCCACCGAGTGCGTAACTTCGGGGGGAAAGATCGAGGGAGAAAAGAATTCCCATCGAGAAAATAA